One Streptomyces sp. R28 DNA window includes the following coding sequences:
- a CDS encoding SRPBCC domain-containing protein, whose product MYSTRVSRHVNASRTAVYRALLDADAIAKWRVPDGMTGHVHEFDGREGGAFRVSLTYDMPTGTGKSDAHTDTYHGHFVKLVPDEQVVEEVEFETDDPALRGTMRMTTTLTDADGGGTDVLVAHEGIPDAVPAEDNETGTRMALANLARLVEPGTR is encoded by the coding sequence ATGTACTCGACGCGGGTCTCCCGGCACGTCAACGCCTCACGCACGGCCGTGTACCGGGCTCTGCTGGACGCGGACGCCATCGCCAAGTGGCGGGTGCCGGACGGGATGACCGGGCATGTGCACGAGTTCGACGGCCGGGAAGGCGGGGCGTTCCGGGTCTCGCTCACCTACGACATGCCGACCGGCACGGGCAAGTCGGACGCGCACACCGACACGTACCACGGGCACTTCGTGAAGCTCGTGCCCGACGAGCAGGTCGTCGAGGAGGTCGAGTTCGAGACCGACGACCCCGCGCTGCGCGGCACGATGAGGATGACCACCACCCTCACCGACGCGGACGGCGGCGGCACGGACGTCCTCGTGGCGCACGAGGGGATCCCCGACGCCGTCCCCGCCGAGGACAACGAGACCGGTACGCGGATGGCGCTGGCCAACCTCGCCCGGCTGGTCGAGCCCGGTACGCGGTGA
- a CDS encoding intradiol ring-cleavage dioxygenase: MGGDDTTVTDEVVASLRGTDDPRLRELLTGLVRHLHAFARETRLTQEEWERAIGFLTATGQACTDTRQEFILLSDVLGLSMLVETINERQGPGATESTVLGPFHMTESPVRELGADIDLVGGGEPCVVSGRVRSRDGGPLPGAVVDVWQADGNGFYDVQQPDVQPPGNGRGLFTTDDEGRFWFRTCVPSPYPIPTDGPVGGLLRATGRHPYRPAHIHFIASAEGHAPVTTHIFVAGSDYLDSDAVFAVKPGLVTDFAPVDDPSAAREFGVANPFRHARFDLVLERA, translated from the coding sequence ATGGGCGGCGACGACACGACGGTCACGGACGAGGTGGTCGCCAGTCTGCGGGGCACGGACGATCCTCGGCTGCGGGAGCTGCTGACGGGGCTGGTCCGGCATCTGCACGCCTTCGCGCGCGAGACGCGGCTGACGCAGGAGGAGTGGGAGCGGGCGATCGGCTTCCTGACGGCGACCGGGCAGGCCTGCACGGACACCCGGCAGGAATTCATCCTGCTCTCGGACGTGCTCGGGCTGTCGATGCTCGTGGAGACCATCAACGAGCGACAGGGCCCCGGCGCCACCGAGTCGACCGTGCTGGGCCCCTTCCACATGACCGAGTCGCCGGTGCGCGAGCTCGGCGCGGACATCGACCTGGTGGGCGGCGGCGAGCCGTGCGTGGTGAGCGGGCGGGTGCGGTCCCGGGACGGCGGCCCGCTGCCCGGCGCGGTCGTCGACGTGTGGCAGGCCGACGGGAACGGCTTCTACGACGTGCAGCAGCCGGACGTACAGCCGCCGGGCAACGGGCGCGGCCTGTTCACCACGGACGACGAGGGACGGTTCTGGTTCCGTACGTGTGTGCCGAGCCCGTACCCCATCCCGACGGACGGACCGGTCGGCGGGCTGCTGCGGGCCACCGGACGGCACCCCTACCGGCCCGCGCACATCCACTTCATCGCCTCGGCCGAGGGACACGCCCCGGTGACCACGCACATCTTCGTGGCGGGGAGCGACTACCTGGACTCGGACGCGGTGTTCGCCGTCAAGCCTGGCCTCGTCACCGACTTCGCCCCGGTCGACGACCCGTCGGCGGCACGGGAGTTCGGCGTGGCGAACCCCTTCCGGCACGCCCGCTTCGACCTCGTACTGGAGCGCGCGTGA
- the ppk2 gene encoding polyphosphate kinase 2, translated as MDTELLSGLRVDYTDQDDPVLIRPDGSPVDTWRENYPYRQRMERPEYEWHKRLQQIELLKLQSWIKETGRRLVIVFEGRDAAGKGGTIKRFTEHLNPRGARVVALEKPTERERGQWYFQRYVEHLPTAGEIVLLDRSWYNRAGVERVMGFCTDDEYRRFMRQTPAFERMLVDDGVDLIKFWFSVSQGEQRTRFTIRQVDPVRQWKLSPMDLASLDRWEDYTAAKVAMFRETDTEHAPWTVVKSNDKKRARVEAMRSVLARFDYTGKDEEVVGTADPRIVGAAAGLLEAGEDDSEQAGS; from the coding sequence ATGGACACCGAACTGCTGTCAGGGCTGCGCGTCGACTACACCGATCAGGACGATCCCGTGCTGATCCGGCCGGACGGCAGCCCGGTGGACACCTGGCGTGAGAACTACCCGTACCGGCAGCGCATGGAGCGCCCGGAGTACGAGTGGCACAAGCGGCTGCAGCAGATCGAACTGCTGAAGCTGCAGAGCTGGATCAAGGAGACCGGCCGGCGTCTCGTCATCGTCTTCGAAGGGCGGGACGCGGCCGGAAAGGGCGGCACCATCAAGCGCTTCACGGAGCACCTCAACCCGCGCGGCGCCCGGGTGGTGGCGCTGGAGAAGCCGACCGAGCGCGAGCGCGGCCAGTGGTACTTCCAGCGCTACGTCGAGCATCTGCCGACCGCCGGCGAGATCGTCCTGCTCGACCGGTCCTGGTACAACCGGGCCGGTGTGGAGCGCGTGATGGGCTTCTGCACGGACGACGAGTACCGGCGCTTCATGCGGCAGACGCCCGCGTTCGAGCGGATGCTGGTGGACGACGGCGTCGACCTGATCAAGTTCTGGTTCTCGGTGTCCCAGGGCGAGCAGCGCACCCGGTTCACCATCCGCCAGGTCGATCCCGTACGGCAGTGGAAGCTCAGCCCCATGGACCTGGCGTCGCTGGACCGCTGGGAGGACTACACCGCCGCCAAGGTCGCCATGTTCCGCGAGACGGACACCGAGCACGCGCCCTGGACGGTGGTGAAGAGCAACGACAAGAAGCGGGCCCGCGTCGAGGCCATGCGCAGCGTGCTGGCCCGCTTCGACTACACCGGCAAGGACGAGGAGGTCGTCGGCACCGCCGATCCCCGGATCGTCGGCGCGGCCGCGGGCCTGCTGGAGGCGGGCGAGGACGACTCCGAGCAGGCGGGGAGCTGA
- a CDS encoding YceI family protein, translating to MPLGLLWSRNSRGSRRSRGAPGVPLPVPAGAGVVGREVVDPVGLPMRGADVTVTALESHQVAASGTTDPYGLFFAALPPGHYSLMVTAEGLTPHRETVDVVAGPPPPAARVQLTSARQLELPAPGTWLFDPPHTAIRFIAKHVGMAHVHGRFERFTGGIRVAPDMAESQVSVRIDASSITTGNNTRDNHLRSGDFLNVERYPYIDFTSTRFGYRGGAKWTLHGSLTMHGVSRSVELDTTYLGSVNGGYGEELRCAALAKAELHREDFTLNWRTMLARGIAVVGPTVQLELDVQAMYRTHDTPTPPD from the coding sequence ATGCCCCTCGGTCTGCTCTGGAGTCGAAACTCCCGAGGGAGTCGACGCTCCCGAGGGGCGCCAGGTGTCCCGTTGCCCGTGCCGGCCGGTGCGGGTGTCGTGGGCCGCGAGGTCGTGGACCCGGTGGGGCTGCCGATGCGCGGCGCCGACGTGACCGTGACCGCACTGGAGTCGCACCAGGTCGCGGCGTCCGGTACGACGGACCCGTACGGCCTCTTCTTCGCCGCGCTGCCCCCGGGCCACTACAGCCTCATGGTCACGGCCGAGGGCCTGACACCGCACCGGGAGACCGTGGACGTCGTCGCCGGTCCGCCACCGCCCGCCGCCCGCGTCCAGCTGACGTCGGCCCGGCAGCTGGAACTGCCCGCGCCCGGCACCTGGCTGTTCGACCCGCCGCACACGGCGATCCGGTTCATCGCCAAGCACGTCGGCATGGCCCATGTCCACGGCCGCTTCGAGCGGTTCACGGGCGGCATCCGGGTGGCGCCCGACATGGCCGAGTCCCAGGTGTCGGTGCGCATCGACGCCTCCAGCATCACCACGGGCAACAACACCCGGGACAACCATCTGCGTTCGGGCGACTTCCTGAACGTCGAGCGGTACCCGTACATCGACTTCACCAGCACCCGGTTCGGCTACCGCGGCGGCGCCAAGTGGACCCTGCACGGCTCGCTCACCATGCACGGGGTGAGCCGCTCGGTGGAGCTGGACACCACCTATCTGGGGTCGGTCAACGGTGGCTACGGCGAGGAGCTGCGGTGCGCGGCGCTGGCCAAGGCGGAGCTGCACCGGGAGGACTTCACCCTGAACTGGCGCACCATGCTGGCCCGCGGGATCGCGGTCGTGGGTCCCACGGTCCAGCTGGAGCTGGACGTGCAGGCGATGTACCGCACGCACGACACACCGACGCCGCCGGACTAG
- a CDS encoding FAD-dependent oxidoreductase gives MTRLIVVGGGIAGAGAALALHKAGFDVAVYEAHPDSAEDIGAFLTLASNGMRALAQVDASAAVTAIGFPLTSMRVLDDTGAEVAQVPLGEAATPHLRYRCLRRGDLNAALQAEVERRGITLRHGARLASVEDGPDGVTAHFTDGSTATGDLLIGADGLNSTVRRIVAPEARPGYAGQYVFYGYTGAAPGPGESETITMVRGSTVAFGYAVSPEGETYWFARVSDAPLAADALAHGTPAQWRDLLLPLLRKDSTPAADLVAATSDHLMVTNANELATGTPWRSARTLLIGDAAHAASPATGQGASMALEDAVVLAKSLRDAPDTDAALDLYERLRRPRVEHNITVSGNISRGAHTPSGPGPRGASANRPGDDELIRHLEWGTDLWQLAP, from the coding sequence GTGACGCGGTTGATCGTCGTAGGGGGCGGGATCGCCGGTGCCGGAGCGGCTCTTGCTCTGCACAAGGCCGGATTCGACGTCGCCGTGTACGAGGCGCACCCCGACTCCGCCGAGGACATCGGCGCCTTCCTCACCCTCGCGAGCAACGGCATGCGCGCCCTGGCACAGGTCGACGCCTCGGCGGCGGTCACCGCGATCGGGTTCCCGCTGACCTCGATGCGGGTCCTCGACGACACGGGCGCCGAGGTGGCCCAGGTACCGCTCGGCGAGGCAGCCACCCCGCACCTTCGGTACCGCTGCCTGCGGCGCGGCGACCTCAACGCCGCCCTGCAGGCCGAGGTCGAGCGCCGGGGCATCACCCTCCGGCACGGCGCCCGCCTCGCATCGGTCGAGGACGGCCCGGACGGCGTCACCGCCCACTTCACCGACGGCAGTACGGCCACTGGCGACCTCCTCATCGGGGCCGACGGCCTGAACTCCACCGTCCGCCGGATCGTCGCCCCCGAGGCGCGCCCGGGCTATGCCGGCCAGTACGTCTTCTACGGCTACACCGGCGCCGCACCCGGGCCCGGGGAGAGCGAGACCATCACCATGGTGCGCGGCAGCACCGTCGCCTTCGGGTACGCGGTGTCGCCCGAGGGGGAGACGTACTGGTTCGCGCGCGTCTCCGACGCACCCCTGGCCGCCGACGCCCTCGCGCACGGCACCCCCGCTCAGTGGCGCGACCTGCTGCTGCCGCTGCTCCGCAAGGACTCCACCCCCGCAGCGGACCTCGTCGCGGCCACCTCCGACCACCTCATGGTCACCAACGCCAACGAACTTGCCACCGGGACACCTTGGCGCTCCGCCCGGACCCTGCTCATCGGCGACGCTGCCCACGCCGCGTCTCCCGCCACCGGGCAGGGCGCCTCGATGGCGCTGGAGGACGCCGTCGTCCTCGCCAAGTCCCTGCGCGACGCGCCGGACACCGACGCCGCGCTCGACCTCTACGAGAGGCTCCGCCGCCCCCGGGTGGAACACAACATCACCGTCAGCGGCAACATCTCCCGCGGCGCCCACACCCCCTCCGGCCCCGGCCCCCGAGGCGCGAGTGCGAACCGGCCGGGCGACGACGAGCTCATACGCCACCTGGAGTGGGGCACCGACCTCTGGCAACTCGCGCCGTAA
- a CDS encoding amidohydrolase family protein codes for MPFCTQVGHTGPLRPSETGRPIPYIDQVALDFPELAIVCGHISHPWTTEMIAVADKHENVYIDTSAYTVRRYPPELVEYLRGRGRHKVLFGSNYPMITPSRALEHLDVLNLDEETRELFLYGNARRVFAL; via the coding sequence GTGCCCTTCTGCACCCAGGTCGGGCACACGGGCCCGCTGCGGCCGTCGGAGACCGGGCGGCCCATCCCGTACATCGACCAGGTCGCGCTGGACTTCCCCGAGCTGGCGATCGTGTGCGGGCACATCAGCCACCCGTGGACGACGGAGATGATCGCGGTCGCCGACAAGCACGAGAACGTGTACATCGACACCAGCGCCTACACCGTCCGCCGCTATCCGCCGGAACTGGTGGAGTATCTGCGCGGCCGGGGCCGTCACAAGGTGCTGTTCGGCTCCAACTACCCCATGATCACGCCGAGTCGGGCCCTGGAGCACCTGGACGTCCTCAACCTGGACGAGGAGACGCGGGAGCTGTTCCTGTACGGCAACGCCCGCCGCGTCTTCGCCCTCTGA
- a CDS encoding helix-turn-helix domain-containing protein, with product MTTAEHPPALAPLRHARERFLTGRPLPEGVPDDVVAAWRRARFFGVRPDLEGPARESAHPVDSPLLEAARPVLTRIAQALDAGRSALVLTDERLRVLWSVGSAPGDDTCRDLSERRVGPNSAALALRTRRRAEVHGPEHFLDVWQDVSAVSVPLLSPETGQGLGTVTVASGLCAGCRPHPGAALAEAAATAVEAELRARARTAERALLDAYERAARGRERAVVALDGRNRMVSEAAARLASPQVLEALERGAREWGRGTGSGRAAGEPYEIALPEDAGCTVEITPVRHEGRALGLVAVLAPRHVESAPSLPRPGSASVGRSVPWRHAVAQVTALARTAGPLLVVGERGTGKTTLALELLDGTAPLVVDAAESPDLGLKDEMGVPPAEGRGTGGDRPLLLRHAERLAQRDVAALNSLLDERPDAHLVVTYTPGPAPGPCLQRLLDTLAARSVTLPALRERPEDIRELLPALAPAPAPGSPPLTWTLDALRALEQHPWPGNVTELAHLVRALAGQRRACGPVRRGELPDPVREGPAGRNLSPMELAERAAILEALRRHGGNKARAAAALGIARATLYRKLRGYQGQDASLTQKLS from the coding sequence ATGACCACCGCCGAACATCCTCCTGCCCTCGCCCCCCTCCGCCATGCGCGCGAACGGTTCCTGACGGGCCGCCCGCTCCCGGAGGGCGTACCGGACGACGTCGTCGCGGCCTGGCGACGCGCCCGTTTCTTCGGGGTACGGCCCGATCTCGAAGGCCCGGCACGGGAGTCGGCCCACCCCGTCGACTCGCCCCTGCTGGAGGCGGCGCGTCCGGTGCTCACCCGTATCGCCCAGGCCTTGGACGCCGGACGGTCGGCGCTCGTGCTCACCGACGAGCGGCTGAGGGTGCTGTGGTCGGTCGGCAGCGCGCCCGGCGACGACACGTGCCGCGACCTCTCCGAGCGGCGGGTCGGCCCCAACAGTGCCGCGCTCGCCCTGCGCACCCGGCGCCGGGCCGAGGTGCACGGGCCCGAGCACTTCCTCGACGTGTGGCAGGACGTCTCCGCGGTCAGTGTGCCGCTGCTCTCCCCGGAGACCGGACAGGGGCTCGGCACCGTGACGGTCGCCTCCGGCCTGTGCGCCGGCTGCCGTCCGCACCCCGGCGCCGCCCTCGCCGAGGCGGCCGCCACGGCGGTGGAGGCGGAACTGCGGGCACGCGCGCGTACCGCGGAACGGGCACTGCTCGACGCGTACGAGCGGGCCGCGCGGGGGCGCGAGCGGGCGGTCGTCGCGCTGGACGGCCGTAACCGCATGGTCAGCGAGGCGGCGGCACGCCTTGCCTCGCCCCAGGTGCTGGAGGCGTTGGAGCGGGGCGCGCGGGAGTGGGGGAGGGGAACGGGAAGCGGGAGGGCGGCCGGTGAGCCGTACGAGATCGCGCTGCCCGAGGACGCCGGGTGCACCGTCGAGATCACTCCGGTACGGCATGAGGGCCGCGCGCTCGGCCTGGTCGCCGTGCTCGCACCGCGTCACGTGGAGTCGGCGCCGTCGCTGCCGCGTCCCGGGAGTGCGTCGGTGGGGAGGTCGGTGCCGTGGCGGCATGCGGTCGCACAGGTGACGGCCTTGGCGCGTACCGCGGGACCCCTGCTCGTCGTGGGCGAACGGGGAACGGGCAAGACCACGCTCGCCCTGGAACTGCTCGACGGCACGGCCCCGTTGGTCGTGGACGCCGCCGAATCACCCGACCTCGGCCTCAAGGACGAGATGGGGGTCCCCCCGGCCGAAGGCCGGGGGACGGGCGGCGACCGCCCGCTGCTCCTGCGCCACGCCGAACGGCTGGCCCAGCGGGACGTCGCCGCCCTCAACTCCCTCCTCGACGAACGCCCCGACGCCCACCTGGTCGTCACCTACACTCCCGGCCCTGCCCCGGGCCCCTGCCTGCAGCGCCTCCTCGACACCCTCGCGGCCCGCTCGGTGACCCTCCCCGCCCTGCGGGAACGCCCCGAGGACATCAGGGAGTTGCTCCCCGCCCTCGCGCCCGCTCCGGCCCCCGGCAGCCCGCCGCTGACCTGGACGCTGGACGCGCTGCGGGCCCTGGAGCAGCACCCCTGGCCCGGGAACGTCACCGAACTCGCCCACCTCGTACGGGCGTTGGCGGGTCAGCGGCGTGCCTGCGGGCCGGTGCGGCGCGGTGAACTGCCGGACCCCGTCCGGGAGGGACCCGCGGGACGCAACCTCAGTCCGATGGAGCTCGCTGAGCGGGCCGCGATCCTGGAGGCGCTGCGCCGCCACGGCGGCAACAAGGCGCGCGCCGCGGCGGCGTTGGGGATCGCCCGGGCCACTCTCTACCGCAAGCTGCGGGGGTACCAGGGGCAGGATGCCTCGCTCACCCAGAAGCTGTCCTGA
- a CDS encoding MarR family winged helix-turn-helix transcriptional regulator, translating into MQKGTPRSTQAQLGALFAVRDEPGITQQQLARTLGLRESAVTGLVGRLTAADLVDKRANPREHRAVVLELTGDGAAALDAAQPEVDRFNAEARTLLGEDGFTQAAVAMRALAHWESP; encoded by the coding sequence GTGCAGAAGGGCACGCCGAGGTCCACGCAGGCCCAGCTCGGCGCACTGTTCGCGGTCCGCGACGAGCCGGGCATCACCCAGCAGCAGCTGGCCCGCACCCTGGGCCTGCGCGAGTCCGCCGTCACCGGACTGGTCGGCCGGCTCACCGCGGCCGATCTGGTCGACAAGCGGGCGAATCCGCGCGAACACCGGGCGGTGGTGCTGGAGTTGACCGGCGACGGGGCCGCCGCGCTCGATGCCGCGCAGCCGGAGGTCGACCGGTTCAACGCCGAGGCACGGACGCTGCTCGGCGAAGACGGATTCACGCAGGCCGCGGTGGCGATGCGTGCCCTGGCGCACTGGGAGTCCCCCTGA
- a CDS encoding FAD-dependent oxidoreductase has protein sequence MHTVVETDVLIVGSGPAGASAALALSTYGVRNMVVTRYGSLADTPRAHITNQRTMEVLRDLGVEDEVIAKATPQHLMGNTTFCTSLAGEELGRVRSWGNDPLVQAAHDLASPTRMCDMPQHLMEPVLVNAAIARGTDFRFSTVYKSFVQDDAGVTVTVEDRLRGDEYTIRARYLIGADGGRSKVAEDAGLPMGGQMGVAGSINIVFDADLSKYTAHRPSTLYWVLAPGATVGGIGAGLVRCVRPWNEWLIVWGYDVSAGAPDLTEEYALSVVRQLVGDDEIPVTIKSSSAWTVNEMYAETYARGRVFCAGDAVHRHPPSNGLGSNTSIQDSYNLAWKLKLVLDGVATPALLDTYTVERAPVGKQIVTRANKSIAETAPIFEALDGLSPQTPEQLWANIAARKDATEAAAKQRAALREAIAFKVYEFNAHGVDLNQRYASAAVVPDGTPDPGFTRDPELHHQPTSHPGAKLPHAWITSGTRTLSTLDTVGKGRFTLLTGIGGEVWLRAAAAQPLDIATVVVGPGQEYEDPYGDWAELSEISDGGALLVRPDGYVAFRHTDAAEDAERLLTGALRRILGHG, from the coding sequence GTGCACACCGTTGTCGAGACCGACGTACTGATCGTGGGCAGCGGCCCGGCGGGCGCGTCGGCCGCGCTGGCCCTGAGCACCTACGGCGTGCGCAACATGGTCGTCACCCGGTACGGGAGCCTCGCCGACACACCCCGCGCGCACATCACCAACCAGCGCACCATGGAGGTGCTGCGCGACCTGGGTGTGGAGGACGAGGTGATCGCCAAGGCGACGCCGCAGCACCTGATGGGCAACACGACCTTCTGCACCAGCCTGGCCGGTGAGGAGCTCGGCCGGGTGCGTTCCTGGGGCAACGACCCACTCGTGCAGGCGGCGCACGACCTGGCCAGTCCGACCCGCATGTGCGACATGCCGCAGCACCTGATGGAGCCGGTGCTGGTGAACGCGGCGATCGCCCGCGGCACCGACTTCCGCTTCAGCACGGTCTACAAGTCCTTCGTCCAGGACGACGCCGGCGTCACGGTCACGGTCGAGGACCGGCTGCGCGGCGACGAGTACACCATCCGTGCCAGGTACCTGATCGGCGCCGACGGCGGCCGGTCCAAGGTCGCCGAGGACGCCGGGCTGCCGATGGGCGGCCAGATGGGTGTCGCGGGCAGCATCAACATCGTCTTCGACGCGGATCTGAGCAAGTACACCGCGCACCGGCCCTCCACCCTCTACTGGGTGCTGGCGCCCGGCGCCACGGTCGGCGGTATCGGCGCGGGGCTGGTCCGTTGCGTGCGCCCCTGGAACGAGTGGCTGATCGTCTGGGGCTACGACGTGAGCGCGGGCGCCCCCGACCTCACCGAGGAGTACGCCCTGTCCGTCGTACGGCAGCTGGTCGGCGACGACGAGATACCGGTGACCATCAAGTCGTCCTCGGCGTGGACGGTCAACGAGATGTACGCCGAGACGTACGCGCGCGGCCGTGTCTTCTGCGCCGGTGACGCCGTGCACCGCCACCCGCCGTCCAACGGGCTCGGCTCCAACACCTCCATCCAGGACTCCTACAACCTGGCCTGGAAGCTGAAGCTCGTCCTCGACGGCGTCGCCACTCCCGCACTCCTCGACACCTACACCGTGGAGCGCGCGCCGGTCGGCAAGCAGATCGTGACCCGCGCCAACAAGTCCATCGCCGAGACCGCACCGATCTTCGAGGCGCTCGACGGGCTCTCGCCGCAGACGCCCGAGCAGCTGTGGGCCAACATCGCCGCCCGCAAGGACGCCACCGAGGCGGCCGCCAAGCAGCGGGCCGCGCTGCGCGAGGCGATCGCCTTCAAGGTGTACGAGTTCAACGCGCACGGCGTCGACCTCAACCAGCGCTACGCCTCCGCCGCGGTCGTCCCCGACGGCACGCCCGACCCCGGCTTCACCCGCGACCCCGAACTGCACCACCAGCCCACCTCCCACCCCGGCGCCAAGCTCCCGCACGCCTGGATCACCTCCGGGACCCGGACGCTGTCCACCCTCGACACCGTCGGCAAGGGCCGCTTCACGCTGCTCACCGGCATCGGCGGCGAGGTGTGGCTGCGGGCCGCCGCGGCCCAGCCCCTCGACATCGCCACGGTCGTCGTCGGACCGGGCCAGGAGTACGAGGACCCGTACGGCGACTGGGCGGAACTGAGCGAGATCTCCGACGGCGGCGCCCTTCTCGTACGCCCCGACGGCTATGTGGCGTTCCGGCACACCGACGCGGCCGAGGACGCCGAACGGTTGCTCACGGGGGCGCTGCGGCGGATTCTCGGGCACGGTTGA
- a CDS encoding maleylacetate reductase, translated as MKDALDFTYEARPVRVVFRPGAAVSATPDEAGRLGLRRVLVVCGTRGADTARAVADALGPVCVGVHDRARMHVPVEVADVAVQAARAAGADGCVAVGGGSSIGLGKAIALRTGLPLIAVPSTYSGSEMTPVWGLTEHGVKRTGRDPKVLPRSVVYDPELTLSLPVPLSVTSGINAVAHAVEALYAPDTSPLIALMAEEGVRAMAWALAQVAEEPTSLQARGRALYGAWLCGSCLGTTTMGLHHKLCHVLGGTFGLPHAETHTVVLPYVLAHNAPAAPAAVAAVARALDASDAPTALWELAGRLGAPRSLAELGLGEADLATAAAQSAGQAYANPRPVTADGVLALLRAAYEGAPPTAAAH; from the coding sequence GTGAAGGACGCCCTCGACTTCACCTACGAGGCCCGGCCCGTGCGGGTCGTCTTCCGGCCCGGCGCGGCGGTGTCCGCGACGCCGGACGAGGCGGGGCGGCTCGGGCTGCGGCGGGTGCTCGTGGTGTGCGGGACGCGGGGCGCGGACACCGCGCGGGCGGTCGCGGACGCGCTCGGCCCGGTGTGCGTCGGGGTGCACGACCGGGCCCGGATGCACGTGCCCGTCGAGGTCGCCGACGTGGCCGTGCAGGCGGCTCGCGCGGCCGGGGCCGATGGGTGCGTGGCGGTCGGCGGCGGCTCCTCGATCGGGCTGGGCAAGGCGATCGCGCTGCGCACCGGCCTGCCGCTGATCGCGGTGCCGTCCACCTACTCCGGCTCGGAGATGACCCCGGTCTGGGGCCTGACCGAGCACGGCGTCAAGCGCACCGGCCGCGACCCGAAGGTGCTGCCCCGCAGCGTCGTCTACGACCCCGAGCTCACCCTGTCCCTGCCCGTACCGCTCTCCGTGACCAGCGGGATCAACGCCGTCGCGCACGCCGTCGAGGCCCTGTACGCCCCCGACACCTCGCCCCTGATCGCGCTGATGGCCGAGGAGGGCGTACGGGCGATGGCGTGGGCGCTTGCGCAGGTGGCCGAGGAGCCGACGTCCCTTCAGGCCCGCGGTCGCGCGCTGTACGGGGCCTGGCTGTGCGGGTCCTGTCTGGGCACCACCACCATGGGCCTGCACCACAAGCTCTGCCACGTCCTGGGCGGCACCTTCGGGCTGCCGCACGCCGAGACGCACACGGTGGTGCTGCCGTACGTCCTGGCCCACAACGCGCCCGCCGCCCCGGCCGCGGTCGCGGCGGTGGCCCGCGCCCTGGACGCGTCCGATGCGCCGACCGCCCTGTGGGAACTGGCCGGACGCCTCGGCGCGCCCCGCTCCCTCGCCGAACTGGGTCTCGGCGAAGCCGACTTGGCGACCGCCGCCGCACAGAGCGCGGGCCAGGCGTACGCCAACCCCCGCCCGGTCACGGCCGACGGCGTGCTCGCCCTGCTGCGCGCGGCGTACGAGGGCGCACCGCCGACCGCGGCCGCCCACTGA
- a CDS encoding luciferase family protein, protein MTPAQRAMERLEVWPDLSSGPAHCGAGRALRSVQSEIVHFHSDRDVDLHLTVSAIQRLHDDLQESTAIRLVPGSGWVTVHLDCDTDVDLLMSLVSAALKAHQSRPSPAGRPAGNACNFRRVTVLPRG, encoded by the coding sequence ATGACACCGGCCCAACGCGCCATGGAACGACTGGAAGTCTGGCCCGACCTCAGCTCGGGCCCGGCCCATTGCGGCGCAGGGCGGGCCTTGCGCTCCGTCCAGAGCGAGATCGTGCACTTCCACTCCGACCGGGACGTGGACCTGCATCTGACGGTGTCGGCCATCCAGCGGCTCCACGACGATCTCCAGGAGTCGACCGCGATCCGGCTGGTCCCCGGCTCGGGCTGGGTGACCGTCCATCTCGACTGCGACACGGACGTGGATCTGCTGATGAGCCTGGTCAGCGCCGCGCTCAAGGCCCATCAGAGCCGTCCCTCCCCTGCCGGTCGCCCAGCAGGGAACGCGTGTAACTTCCGTCGCGTCACGGTGCTGCCCCGCGGCTAG